In Naumovozyma castellii chromosome 1, complete genome, one DNA window encodes the following:
- the PEX29 gene encoding Pex29p (ancestral locus Anc_5.614): MDSVTNFFWTDSNKNDSTVSKESSAISDTQPHKPTSSTTKQSIKVNDMTLRNRTSDKQSPTGANPHALSSSGTIQKMMTDTLIEKIVKMALPPSSDLAITVIEDRMEAGRERPSLSVPITSRNFIAMNSRLSVPFILIDGIIKIFSWTNPSYTLSILVLYTFLILKPVLVLTTVPLFYLLFGIMVPQYLYLHKPDPNELLERNPTPAQGPPLRKVELPKPVPELSQEFLLNLTDLQNHMLLYVQLYDGINSILCKFAFFKNEQVSSFTFVVILSVALFLFLYVEEILPFISPNIKIILILLAWSFTVQMHPSHRDAFLTGLHSEETRLKILTLSNKYELMINEYLKFVEAREHKFVYVYEIQKYREKHKEWHPVGYTTDDYSLLSNLRVKESKIENFIEKALDDIKPPIEWEWAKNSSWVLDLNPEEWVRNGFIQYVEIDSGTKWVYDIDLNGKRGEYRRRMWTNVCTRKIKIQSFTPGTHHDGARVQDKENVHEHVNSFGNDSNTIVEEVVNPLREKKMYSRNIQGVARGSLAGATHLEDDDLHTHEGNRSKQSLDAINESSAIDEDEQLLDASNSFAAYGNFADVLNSSL; this comes from the coding sequence ATGGACTCTGTTACCAATTTCTTTTGGACTGACTCTAACAAGAACGACAGTACGGTATCAAAGGAATCATCTGCCATATCAGACACACAACCCCATAAACCTACATCAAGTACTACTAAACAGAGTATCAAAGTGAATGACATGACTCTAAGGAACCGAACTTCAGATAAACAAAGCCCCACAGGTGCTAATCCACACGCCCTTTCATCATCGGGAACAATCCAAAAGATGATGACCGATACattgattgaaaagattgttAAAATGGCGTTGCCTCCATCGTCAGATTTAGCAATCACTGTAATTGAGGATAGAATGGAAGCTGGGAGAGAAAGGCCGAGTTTATCAGTTCCAATTACAAGTAGAAATTTTATTGCAATGAACTCAAGACTAAGTGTGccatttattttaattgatggaataatcaaaatatttagttGGACTAATCCATCGTACACACTCAGTATCCTCGTTTTGTACACATTCCTAATATTAAAACCTGTCCTAGTGCTAACCACAGTACCATTGTTTTACCTGCTTTTTGGAATTATGGTACCACAATACCTATACCTCCATAAACCGGATCCAAATGAGCTTTTAGAAAGAAATCCCACACCTGCTCAAGGTCCACCCCTACGAAAGGTTGAATTACCAAAACCTGTTCCAGAATTGAGCCAGgaatttcttttgaatcTAACAGATTTACAGAACCATATGCTTCTATACGTCCAACTATATGACGGAATCAATTCAATTCTCTGCAAGTTtgcatttttcaaaaatgaaCAAGTTTCATCCTTTACATTCGTTGTTATATTAAGCGTGGctttgtttttatttttatacGTTGAAGAGATACTTCCCTTCATTTCGccaaatatcaaaataattctaataCTTTTAGCTTGGTCATTCACTGTTCAAATGCATCCCTCACACAGGGATGCATTTCTAACTGGCCTTCATTCAGAAGAAACACGATTGAAAATTCTAACTCTATCTAACAAATATGAATTAATGATCAATGAATACTTGAAATTCGTGGAGGCAAGAGAACATAAATTTGTTTATGTATACGAGATACAGAAGTACAGAGAAAAACATAAAGAATGGCATCCTGTGGGCTATACAACCGATGATTATTCGCTGCTGTCAAACCTCAGAGTAAAAGAATCAAAAATCGagaatttcattgaaaaggCCTTAGATGATATTAAACCACCAATTGAGTGGGAATGGGCGAAAAACTCCAGTTGGGTGTTAGATTTGAATCCTGAAGAATGGGTTAGAAATGGTTTTATCCAATATGTTGAAATAGATTCTGGTACCAAATGGGTGtatgatattgatttaaaCGGCAAAAGAGGTGAATATAGGAGAAGGATGTGGACAAACGTTTGTACGAGAAAGATCAAAATTCAATCATTTACCCCAGGAACTCATCATGATGGTGCCAGAGTTCaagacaaagaaaatgTCCACGAACATGTAAATAGCTTCGGTAATGATTCCAATACAATTGTGGAAGAAGTTGTAAACCCCTtaagagaaaagaagatgTACAGCCGTAATATTCAAGGTGTTGCAAGAGGCTCTTTAGCAGGTGCCACGCATCTTGAGGATGATGACTTGCATACCCATGAAGGGAATAGATCTAAACAATCCTTAGATGCCATAAACGAATCGTCTGCAATTGACGAAGATGAACAATTGCTTGATGCAAGCAATTCATTTGCTGCTTATGGAAATTTTGCTGATgtattaaattcttcactATGA
- the SNM1 gene encoding Snm1p (ancestral locus Anc_5.613): protein MSLNREQREKFRDRQIREKYDMVHLIPSLEVPELSGLYLKSFYNASKKYQLQLPPSITDSNGKFCGNCGCVRVINFNLQTQLIERKVPDTNQSLRILKYECMNCGFKNEFKVGEAAVTIAPVSFSQKLVAKEGVSHNQKVDTKIQKKNSGKDRAKKRKQNSLSNMLSKRNEEKKNQKKGLSLSLESFMQG, encoded by the coding sequence ATGTCCCTTAATAGAGAACAACGTGAAAAGTTCAGAGATAGACAAATACGGGAGAAATATGATATGGTTCATCTGATACCATCCTTAGAGGTACCGGAACTTTCTGGACTATACTTGAAAAGCTTCTACAATGCAAGTAAAAAATACCAGTTACAACTTCCTCCTTCAATAACTGACTCCAATGGGAAATTTTGCGGTAATTGTGGATGTGTAAGGGtaataaattttaatttgCAAACTCAACTTATAGAGAGAAAAGTTCCTGATACCAACCAAAGCCTCAGGATATTAAAGTATGAATGCATGAATTGCGGCTTcaaaaatgaattcaaGGTTGGTGAAGCTGCAGTAACGATAGCACCTGTTTCTTTTAGTCAAAAACTTGTTGCTAAGGAAGGGGTTTCTCATAATCAGAAAGTGGATACCAAGATACAGAAAAAAAACAGTGGTAAAGATCGTGcaaagaaaaggaaacaGAATTCGCTTTCGAATATGCTGTCAAAGAGGAATgaggagaagaaaaatcaaaagaagGGTCTTTCGCTATCGTTAGAAAGTTTTATGCAAGGTTGA